In the genome of Spirochaeta cellobiosiphila DSM 17781, one region contains:
- a CDS encoding UvrD-helicase domain-containing protein, translated as MMEALDINGNIPLLSDLSLEASAGTGKTYSLERIVGRLIRDEGISIESILVVTFTDKAAKEMKTRIRSLLKDWSLSEEDDRKKLRLSESVKAFDKSSIYTIHGFCSYILKTFTLETSSPFEFEVDNSDDIYREVILDYLSRLDEDLQDYKAFRELFSDFDGMVDGLTRFLQLKVGFEKGISLRPTLRDIETFDSLVEQIDQNQGSFFQTWNEVCKKSSILVEWAQDIKLKKNGVPFKTLQFIAKEMKALESFETLETLLLQKRTSDDKENLAKYLLLLCSQQREDTLSNWSIALGDITSDVEAVFLLIDKLEDGLTLLYSLYRGKVLSKYYRAVKFYSRHNQKLLKILRDKKALQGIYDYDDLIEKVFQVLLGQESAPLVNKLRKKYKVCLIDEFQDTDQRQWAIFDSIFSHQGHNKIIIGDPKQSIYGFRGADLDVYFRATKSVQKRFILDTNYRSYSRVIDGVNLLFQNIFDIHTGSGDPIPFLPVKKANSGHAYIEGKSQGVGILHISNEEDNPLTKEQLTKQIRLAICQEVISLLNHHKLIQGDVPRRISPGDIAILVETHSEGVLVQNQLTQLGVPSVVGGGQDLFQSQAALDLLDLLEGICQPSHMGSIKKALLTPFCGYNMGDIQEGLDSGGMEKIVSLFYDHQQNVQTKGLFSIFNLICSHFDYLKRQLAVVGGERHITDSQHIIEILMERQNKSLAPIEDLHRYLLGQIQKEKSENSVRLDQDQHATQIVTMHASKGLEYPIVFFHGGYKTGPASGDSHDYIIYNGEQGKVCDFCYDHEQKTFFNNEDWEERKRLYYVAFTRPVSRLYIPFVDNGSLNYLTNLWASQCWSDVRVFLKQIGFPSAMPLTTTLNTNNRIFTTNEYKTKKQYMKGLNSIITESIRELFITHSEVFEVITLDDLGPAEYRGHQKSEKRKGPRIFTASESIQRSRTWISSFSGLVSDYHNVSDVSDNYLEVITEVPDEPQGFGVLPKGPEFGDFVHHVLENTDFSSFSGYSSFEEFWSSPTGQEWCQQWCKVFHDMDDDLFVIFGQMIYNTLNFPLPNKQGDIFLSHLDTQDIKCEIEFLFKVEQQGSLILDDRWEVHKGYIKGFIDVLFIYKNQLYILDWKTNYLGNDVSYYDDAHVEDGMLHHHYNLQYYLYYSAIAQYLEWHPDVTFGGVYYLFLRGMEKQGYGIYHHELSLTELQAFDPKSVLGVKSHG; from the coding sequence ATGATGGAAGCCCTCGATATTAATGGCAATATTCCTTTATTAAGTGATCTATCATTGGAAGCTTCTGCAGGAACGGGGAAGACCTATAGTCTGGAAAGAATTGTAGGTCGTCTTATACGGGATGAAGGTATAAGTATAGAAAGCATTCTTGTTGTAACATTCACAGATAAAGCGGCTAAAGAGATGAAAACGAGAATTAGGAGTCTGTTGAAAGATTGGTCTCTATCAGAAGAGGATGACAGAAAAAAGCTCCGTTTATCAGAAAGTGTAAAGGCTTTCGATAAGAGCTCGATTTATACAATTCATGGATTTTGCAGTTATATCCTCAAGACTTTTACCCTTGAAACCTCTTCTCCCTTTGAGTTTGAAGTTGATAATTCTGATGACATCTATAGGGAAGTGATCCTTGATTACCTTAGTCGGTTAGATGAGGATCTCCAGGATTATAAAGCTTTTCGCGAACTCTTTTCTGATTTCGATGGTATGGTTGATGGTTTGACCCGCTTCCTTCAATTAAAAGTGGGATTTGAAAAGGGAATCAGCTTACGTCCTACTCTTAGGGATATAGAAACCTTTGATTCTCTTGTAGAACAGATCGATCAAAATCAAGGTTCGTTTTTTCAGACTTGGAATGAAGTGTGTAAGAAATCAAGTATTCTTGTCGAATGGGCTCAGGATATAAAGTTAAAAAAGAATGGGGTTCCTTTTAAGACTCTTCAGTTTATTGCCAAAGAAATGAAAGCATTGGAATCCTTCGAAACTTTAGAGACTCTTTTATTACAGAAGCGAACATCAGATGATAAGGAAAACCTCGCCAAATACTTATTGTTGTTATGCTCTCAACAGAGGGAGGACACTTTATCGAACTGGAGTATCGCCTTAGGGGATATCACTTCTGATGTGGAAGCTGTTTTTCTTCTTATAGATAAATTAGAAGATGGGCTCACTCTTTTGTATAGTCTCTATAGGGGCAAAGTGCTAAGTAAATATTATAGAGCTGTGAAGTTCTACTCCCGTCATAATCAGAAACTTCTCAAGATATTAAGAGATAAAAAAGCTTTGCAAGGAATCTACGATTATGACGATTTGATTGAGAAAGTTTTTCAAGTGCTTTTAGGCCAGGAGTCAGCTCCTCTTGTTAATAAGTTAAGGAAGAAATACAAGGTTTGCTTAATTGATGAGTTCCAGGATACGGATCAAAGACAATGGGCTATATTTGATTCTATTTTTTCTCATCAGGGACATAATAAGATTATCATTGGTGATCCTAAACAATCCATTTATGGATTTCGTGGCGCAGATTTAGATGTTTATTTTAGGGCCACAAAATCTGTACAAAAGCGCTTTATCCTTGATACGAATTATCGCTCCTACTCTCGAGTGATCGATGGGGTGAATTTATTATTCCAGAATATATTTGATATTCATACTGGTTCGGGAGACCCTATTCCTTTTTTACCTGTCAAAAAAGCTAACTCAGGTCATGCTTATATTGAAGGCAAATCACAGGGAGTAGGTATTCTTCATATATCAAACGAAGAAGATAATCCTCTAACAAAGGAGCAGCTAACAAAACAAATACGTTTAGCCATCTGTCAGGAAGTGATTAGTCTACTTAATCATCATAAGTTGATACAGGGAGACGTTCCCAGGAGGATCTCACCTGGAGACATTGCTATTCTGGTAGAGACCCATTCTGAAGGTGTATTGGTGCAAAATCAATTAACCCAATTAGGAGTTCCTTCGGTCGTTGGGGGCGGCCAGGATTTATTTCAAAGTCAGGCGGCTTTAGACTTACTTGATCTATTGGAAGGGATATGTCAGCCCAGTCATATGGGTTCTATTAAGAAGGCCCTGTTAACACCTTTTTGTGGATACAATATGGGGGATATTCAGGAGGGACTTGATTCTGGAGGAATGGAAAAAATAGTCAGTCTATTCTATGACCATCAACAGAATGTGCAGACTAAGGGATTGTTTTCTATTTTTAACCTTATCTGTAGCCACTTCGATTATTTAAAAAGGCAATTGGCAGTCGTGGGAGGGGAACGACACATTACAGATTCTCAACATATTATAGAGATTCTTATGGAAAGGCAGAATAAATCCCTAGCTCCGATAGAGGATTTACATCGTTATTTGCTAGGCCAGATACAAAAAGAAAAATCTGAGAACTCAGTACGTCTTGATCAGGATCAGCATGCTACCCAAATCGTTACTATGCATGCTAGTAAGGGATTGGAATATCCCATTGTTTTCTTCCATGGAGGATATAAGACAGGGCCTGCTTCAGGTGATTCTCATGATTATATTATCTATAATGGCGAACAGGGAAAGGTTTGTGATTTTTGTTATGACCATGAACAAAAAACCTTCTTTAATAATGAAGATTGGGAAGAACGGAAACGTCTTTATTATGTAGCTTTTACACGACCTGTGTCTCGTTTGTATATTCCCTTTGTAGATAACGGATCCTTAAACTACCTAACCAATCTATGGGCTTCTCAATGTTGGTCCGATGTTCGTGTCTTTTTAAAGCAGATAGGATTCCCCAGTGCGATGCCTTTAACAACAACTCTTAATACAAATAATAGAATCTTTACTACTAATGAGTATAAGACCAAGAAGCAATACATGAAGGGGCTTAACTCGATTATTACAGAATCAATAAGAGAACTTTTCATAACCCATTCTGAAGTTTTTGAAGTCATTACATTGGATGACCTGGGACCTGCTGAGTATAGGGGGCATCAGAAATCTGAGAAGAGGAAGGGGCCTCGAATCTTTACGGCTTCTGAATCTATACAGAGAAGCAGGACTTGGATATCAAGTTTTTCCGGACTGGTTAGTGACTATCATAATGTTAGTGATGTATCAGATAATTATTTAGAAGTTATTACAGAGGTTCCTGATGAACCCCAGGGGTTTGGGGTATTGCCCAAAGGTCCTGAGTTTGGAGATTTTGTTCACCACGTATTAGAAAATACCGATTTTTCATCCTTTTCCGGTTATTCTTCTTTTGAAGAATTCTGGTCTTCCCCTACAGGTCAGGAGTGGTGCCAGCAATGGTGTAAGGTTTTTCATGATATGGATGATGATTTATTCGTTATATTTGGTCAGATGATTTATAACACATTGAATTTTCCTCTGCCGAATAAGCAGGGGGATATCTTTTTATCCCATTTAGATACACAAGATATAAAATGTGAAATCGAGTTTTTATTTAAAGTGGAACAACAGGGTAGCCTTATCCTGGATGATAGGTGGGAAGTTCATAAAGGTTATATCAAAGGTTTTATCGATGTTCTCTTTATCTATAAAAATCAACTATATATATTGGATTGGAAAACGAATTATCTTGGTAATGATGTGAGTTATTATGATGATGCTCATGTCGAGGATGGTATGCTTCATCATCATTACAATCTTCAGTACTATTTGTATTATTCAGCGATAGCCCAATATCTTGAGTGGCATCCTGATGTAACCTTTGGTGGTGTGTACTATCTCTTTTTAAGGGGAATGGAAAAACAGGGGTATGGAATCTATCATCATGAGCTTAGTCTCACTGAGCTTCAGGCCTTTGATCCCAAATCAGTACTAGGAGTTAAGAGTCATGGATAG
- a CDS encoding exodeoxyribonuclease V subunit gamma: protein MYQLVISNQLEDLIEQHAQSFIPPSLWGQSRFYVLQNKSMEQWMRLKLTDAWSITAGLEFDFPDNRIRYFLEHSDLVKEIQQNRAILYMDDLKLLIYKHLEKIMENKEAIFTPIIQYFQYQQSEISSVLIYKMANQIAGLFHQYAMNASPLLDAWGKDSYLFPEGHNNHEDELWQRELWNIVFEDKYIHLGELIKLVIHSGQMYDGPVADIVLFGSVFLSHRSLEFFYYLSHRMNVTQYLLCPYYDPSFGENHPLLREWAVLIHDFFTLIEEKDINVIQASPIENTESYPMEVVHNNLRDNAPLSNIEERIRIHSFSSPLREVEGLKDQILDLIESGYKPEDIGVLAPDIRNYGTYIEGVFGSDLNGPSLPYNMIDLSYGSESPFIQAAIDLIDLLSSRFTRQDLYGLFHNPCIQKKIAIDDSLLKEWMEFLEDTNVRWGADKEFRYSKGASYAPTGTYDSGFQRFLTGIVISRDPYEGRIPYDPKSISMSRELAKLMKAHRRLFQVSKNWNSKKQNLQAWVLEFEELFLSLSGVRSEHPEDQIDRKSFRDVLRNLNALTDNLDGNDSFDSEMDFNLFQYILREILSSTIGSKGQYLTAGVTCSNLKPLRAIPFKVIFLLGMNEGEYPTEERVLSFDLSEHIDQIMRMDKRSTDLYGIIETLLSTRDKLFVFFNGVNPVNGENIPPSLMLEQLMEYRNSAQIIEHPLQSFNPLYYEEASSFFTYNQNAYVELQEVPHREIKYITEPDPIVEISMYDLFQFMRDPLSYHMKKVQGLDWGQMILLEEQIEDLRYLDRHKMISLIQDSLSDGAIEERIDLLRMGGFLPLDKIGLEEEKLLRDVFDKYKQQLSKTGLSQLGAPVPVVLTDHPRDSYDYQALTINMGRKDIVLKGSLRFLYSQGDGLCFWRTLMTSQVWQYHLLEGFMTQLVLNSSSDLKHPISSIWGGTKKDCYSVQGVDNSHEVLLAILRLYESNLKVPIPLNYELSKTLCLTKNTDIPYREQLQRVLNEGEVDRTLFSNVFELSKAGEDSRIDEYMQIMDMIKLEKVK from the coding sequence TTGTATCAGTTGGTTATTAGCAATCAGTTAGAGGATTTAATAGAACAGCATGCTCAGAGTTTTATTCCTCCTTCTTTGTGGGGACAATCACGCTTTTATGTTTTACAAAATAAAAGCATGGAACAATGGATGCGTCTTAAATTGACTGATGCCTGGTCGATTACGGCGGGACTTGAGTTTGATTTCCCTGATAATAGAATTCGTTATTTTCTGGAACACTCAGATTTGGTTAAAGAGATTCAACAGAATAGGGCCATCCTCTACATGGATGATCTAAAGCTGCTTATCTATAAGCATTTAGAAAAAATAATGGAAAATAAAGAAGCTATCTTTACGCCTATTATTCAATATTTTCAGTATCAACAAAGTGAGATTTCTTCTGTATTGATTTATAAAATGGCCAATCAGATTGCTGGTCTTTTCCATCAATACGCTATGAATGCTTCTCCCTTATTGGATGCCTGGGGGAAGGATTCTTACTTGTTTCCTGAAGGTCATAATAATCATGAGGATGAATTATGGCAAAGGGAATTGTGGAATATTGTTTTTGAAGATAAATACATCCATTTAGGGGAACTAATCAAGTTAGTCATTCATTCGGGACAAATGTATGATGGCCCTGTGGCGGATATTGTCCTTTTTGGTTCTGTCTTCTTGAGTCATCGGAGTTTGGAATTTTTTTATTATTTGTCTCACAGGATGAATGTGACACAATATCTTCTCTGCCCTTACTATGATCCTTCCTTCGGGGAAAATCATCCCCTCCTTAGGGAATGGGCTGTCTTGATTCATGATTTTTTTACATTAATAGAGGAAAAGGACATAAATGTCATTCAAGCTTCCCCAATAGAGAATACTGAATCCTATCCTATGGAAGTGGTTCATAATAATCTGCGAGATAATGCCCCCCTATCTAATATAGAGGAACGGATTAGAATTCACAGTTTTTCTAGTCCTTTACGGGAGGTAGAAGGCTTAAAAGACCAAATATTGGATTTGATTGAGTCTGGGTATAAACCGGAAGATATAGGTGTCCTGGCCCCTGATATTCGTAATTATGGTACGTACATAGAAGGGGTTTTTGGTAGTGACCTTAATGGTCCTTCCTTACCTTATAATATGATTGATTTGAGTTATGGTTCGGAATCTCCTTTTATTCAAGCCGCTATAGACTTAATAGATCTTCTGAGTTCTCGATTTACACGGCAGGACTTATATGGGTTATTTCATAATCCTTGTATTCAGAAAAAAATAGCCATTGATGATAGTCTTCTCAAGGAATGGATGGAATTCCTGGAAGATACTAATGTCAGGTGGGGAGCAGACAAAGAGTTTCGCTACTCAAAAGGGGCTTCCTATGCTCCAACAGGTACCTATGATTCGGGGTTTCAGAGATTTCTCACTGGAATAGTTATATCAAGAGATCCCTATGAAGGGCGTATTCCCTACGATCCTAAAAGTATATCAATGAGTCGGGAATTAGCTAAGCTCATGAAAGCCCATAGAAGACTATTCCAAGTAAGTAAAAACTGGAATAGTAAGAAGCAAAACCTCCAGGCATGGGTCCTTGAGTTTGAAGAATTATTTCTCTCCTTGTCCGGTGTCAGATCAGAACATCCAGAGGATCAGATAGATAGAAAAAGTTTTAGAGATGTATTGCGTAACTTGAATGCTCTAACAGATAACCTTGATGGTAATGATTCTTTTGATAGTGAAATGGATTTTAATCTCTTTCAATATATATTACGTGAAATCCTGAGCTCCACTATCGGTTCTAAAGGCCAGTATTTAACTGCTGGAGTTACTTGTTCTAATTTAAAACCTTTAAGGGCTATCCCTTTCAAAGTGATTTTTCTCTTAGGTATGAATGAGGGGGAGTATCCTACAGAAGAGAGAGTCTTGAGCTTTGATTTATCAGAACATATTGACCAGATTATGCGAATGGACAAGAGGTCAACCGACCTGTATGGGATCATAGAAACATTACTATCTACCAGGGATAAGTTGTTTGTCTTTTTTAATGGCGTTAATCCTGTAAATGGGGAGAATATTCCTCCCAGTCTCATGCTGGAACAGCTTATGGAGTATCGTAATAGTGCACAGATCATAGAGCATCCCCTACAGAGTTTTAACCCTTTGTATTATGAGGAAGCCTCCAGCTTTTTTACTTATAACCAGAATGCTTATGTAGAACTCCAGGAAGTTCCCCATAGGGAGATCAAATATATAACAGAGCCTGATCCTATCGTTGAAATATCTATGTATGACCTATTCCAGTTTATGAGGGATCCTCTTAGTTATCATATGAAAAAAGTTCAAGGCCTGGATTGGGGACAAATGATTCTTCTGGAAGAACAAATAGAAGACCTGCGCTATCTGGATAGGCATAAAATGATTTCCTTGATTCAAGATAGTTTGAGTGATGGAGCCATAGAGGAACGGATAGATTTATTAAGGATGGGAGGCTTTTTACCTCTTGATAAAATTGGTTTAGAAGAAGAGAAGCTCTTAAGAGATGTTTTTGATAAATACAAACAACAGCTTTCCAAAACAGGATTAAGCCAATTAGGGGCTCCTGTTCCCGTTGTCTTAACGGATCACCCCAGAGACTCTTATGATTATCAGGCCCTTACTATAAATATGGGCAGAAAAGACATTGTTCTAAAAGGATCGCTCAGGTTCTTGTACTCCCAGGGAGATGGTCTGTGTTTCTGGCGCACCCTAATGACTAGCCAGGTTTGGCAGTATCATTTGTTGGAAGGTTTTATGACTCAGTTAGTCCTTAACTCCTCAAGCGATCTTAAACATCCTATTAGTTCTATATGGGGAGGAACAAAGAAGGACTGTTATAGTGTTCAAGGTGTAGATAATAGTCATGAAGTTCTATTGGCCATTCTTCGGCTTTATGAATCCAATTTAAAGGTTCCTATTCCTTTGAATTATGAACTATCAAAAACATTGTGCTTAACAAAAAATACGGACATTCCCTACAGAGAACAATTACAGAGAGTTCTGAATGAAGGAGAGGTGGATCGAACATTATTCAGTAATGTCTTTGAATTATCAAAAGCTGGAGAAGATTCTCGCATTGATGAGTACATGCAAATTATGGATATGATCAAGTTGGAGAAGGTAAAATGA
- a CDS encoding ankyrin repeat domain-containing protein has protein sequence MCKRMFFSILFIGLRGILFSQASEIPDLSIPVANGDIFYVNKQLNPKEEILSLDQQTLIKYLNIAIDYGQYPMIDYLLSNYDIDNQANKGVLIATKDQRVDIVRLLLSYGFTANLGDEDGISPLMISIYDDNKVLFELLMNADSDLNHQDKFGMTPLMVASYLGYPDYVEILLAKEADKSITDKDGKTALDYALMKEDQYMIDVLEGGS, from the coding sequence ATGTGTAAAAGAATGTTTTTCTCTATTCTATTTATAGGCTTAAGAGGGATTCTGTTTAGTCAAGCGAGTGAAATCCCTGATTTATCCATTCCAGTGGCTAATGGTGATATCTTCTATGTGAATAAGCAATTAAACCCAAAGGAAGAGATCCTGTCTCTTGATCAGCAAACACTGATTAAGTACCTCAATATAGCCATAGATTATGGCCAATACCCTATGATCGACTATCTACTGTCTAATTATGATATTGATAATCAAGCTAATAAGGGAGTCTTGATTGCCACTAAGGATCAGCGTGTGGATATTGTACGCTTATTACTCAGTTATGGTTTTACGGCGAATCTTGGTGATGAGGATGGTATATCTCCTCTGATGATTAGTATATATGATGATAATAAAGTCTTGTTCGAATTGCTTATGAATGCTGATTCCGATTTGAACCATCAGGATAAATTTGGAATGACTCCCTTAATGGTGGCCAGTTATCTAGGGTATCCTGATTATGTAGAGATATTATTAGCTAAGGAAGCGGACAAATCGATCACTGACAAGGATGGTAAAACCGCTCTTGATTATGCTCTAATGAAGGAAGATCAATATATGATCGACGTATTAGAAGGAGGATCTTGA
- a CDS encoding M18 family aminopeptidase: protein MTLIDYINDSPTSFHAVANSLQKLKESGYKEITEKEIWNLEWNQKYVLTRGDAALVAFYTGGESPTSGFHMAAAHTESPSLRIKTSSFKYQDNQLTATTDIYGGPIISSWLDRDLSVAGKITALMNGEILEGFINWAEPVGRVSNAPIHFNRNINKGKEYNPQTELLVSFGDATEEEFWNHIYQELSWSKEAKIIGTELYLYPSEKAQTIGVKADQIAAARLDNLAMCYSLTESMLNLKSASQISIIFLYDNEEVGSRTRRGADSAFTEQILRRIHNALKGSQEEYNVRIANSFNLSADAAHGSNPNYSQDFDPDYKPLLNKGPVIKVNTKQMYATTSYGFARYVQLCDQENVPYQQFIIRSDKPCGSTIGPAASSLTGIETVDIGLPLMSMHSIREVISKLDLEYFQKVLNSFLHK from the coding sequence ATGACACTTATCGACTATATAAATGATAGTCCAACCTCCTTTCATGCCGTTGCCAATAGTCTGCAAAAGCTTAAGGAGTCCGGGTATAAAGAAATCACAGAAAAGGAAATCTGGAATCTGGAATGGAATCAAAAATACGTCCTCACCAGAGGAGATGCCGCATTAGTAGCCTTTTATACAGGAGGGGAATCCCCTACTTCAGGTTTTCACATGGCAGCTGCCCATACCGAAAGTCCTTCCCTAAGAATTAAGACATCATCCTTTAAATATCAGGATAATCAATTAACAGCCACAACAGATATCTACGGAGGCCCTATTATTTCTTCCTGGTTAGATAGAGATCTATCTGTTGCAGGAAAAATCACGGCTCTCATGAATGGGGAAATCCTGGAAGGATTTATCAACTGGGCTGAACCTGTGGGCAGAGTCTCTAATGCTCCTATTCACTTCAATAGAAACATAAATAAAGGGAAGGAATACAATCCCCAGACAGAGTTATTGGTAAGTTTTGGAGACGCAACAGAAGAAGAATTCTGGAATCATATCTATCAGGAATTATCCTGGTCCAAAGAGGCAAAAATCATTGGAACAGAGTTATATCTCTATCCTAGTGAAAAAGCTCAAACCATAGGTGTTAAGGCAGATCAGATTGCCGCAGCTCGACTTGATAATTTAGCCATGTGCTATAGTCTCACTGAGAGTATGCTAAACCTTAAATCAGCCTCTCAGATTTCAATCATATTCTTATACGATAATGAAGAAGTAGGTAGTCGCACTCGCCGAGGGGCAGACAGCGCCTTTACAGAACAAATCCTCCGACGTATTCATAACGCCTTAAAAGGTTCACAAGAAGAATATAATGTGCGTATAGCCAATAGCTTTAACTTAAGTGCTGATGCAGCCCATGGATCCAATCCAAACTATTCCCAGGATTTTGATCCAGATTATAAACCTCTGCTCAATAAAGGTCCTGTCATTAAGGTTAATACAAAACAAATGTATGCCACAACATCCTACGGATTCGCCCGTTATGTCCAACTATGTGACCAGGAGAATGTACCTTATCAACAATTCATAATACGCTCTGATAAGCCCTGCGGCTCAACCATAGGACCTGCCGCTTCTTCTCTTACAGGTATCGAAACAGTGGATATTGGTTTACCCCTGATGTCTATGCATTCTATTAGGGAAGTGATATCCAAACTGGATCTGGAATACTTCCAAAAAGTGCTGAACAGCTTCTTGCACAAATAA
- a CDS encoding MarR family winged helix-turn-helix transcriptional regulator produces the protein MRQTDYGEENEENLKLVIALLRTVQDLRKNELIYIKDSGLTIAQFGVLETLYHKGDMRVCEIIDKTLSTGGNMTVIINNLIRDGLITRYQDPEDKRAFICQLTEKGEEIIMSIWPKHLKELGKTFKNLSLEEKRQLRQLMKKLNGLS, from the coding sequence ATGAGACAGACCGACTATGGTGAGGAAAACGAAGAGAACTTAAAACTTGTCATTGCTTTACTTCGTACCGTTCAAGATCTTCGTAAGAATGAACTTATTTACATAAAAGACTCAGGTCTAACCATAGCCCAATTTGGCGTACTAGAGACCCTGTACCACAAGGGAGATATGAGAGTATGTGAGATCATTGATAAGACACTCTCAACTGGTGGTAATATGACTGTTATCATTAATAATCTCATTAGGGATGGGCTTATTACTAGATATCAGGATCCAGAAGACAAAAGGGCCTTTATCTGTCAACTAACAGAAAAGGGTGAGGAAATCATCATGTCCATTTGGCCTAAACACCTTAAGGAATTAGGGAAAACCTTCAAGAATCTCAGCCTTGAAGAAAAGCGCCAATTAAGACAATTGATGAAGAAGTTAAATGGTCTATCTTGA
- a CDS encoding pirin family protein, with product MITVRKADKMGSSHLGWLTSRFHFSFAEYYNPSNINYGVLRVLNDDRVQPGTGFDTHPHKDMEIISYIIQGELTHQDNMGHKRSLTRGMIQYMSAGTGVLHSEHNQGKDLLRFLQIWIFPTHKSLEPNYGDYEFPLNDREGKWLHMVSGQTKEAPVNIHQDANIHSLILQEEENNTFTISQDRMGYLVQIEGQSQINNNLLEEGDAAELSEGEYKLNTQTMSHYLLIEMAQQ from the coding sequence ATGATTACGGTAAGAAAAGCAGATAAAATGGGAAGCTCTCATCTAGGATGGCTCACTAGCCGGTTCCATTTCTCTTTTGCCGAATACTATAACCCATCGAATATCAACTATGGGGTATTAAGGGTCCTCAATGATGACAGAGTACAGCCCGGAACCGGATTCGATACTCATCCTCATAAGGATATGGAAATCATCTCCTATATTATTCAGGGCGAATTAACCCATCAGGATAATATGGGACATAAACGCAGCTTAACGAGAGGAATGATTCAGTACATGAGTGCAGGAACGGGAGTCTTGCATAGTGAACATAACCAGGGGAAGGATCTATTAAGATTCTTGCAAATATGGATATTCCCTACACACAAAAGCCTGGAACCTAATTATGGTGATTATGAATTCCCCTTAAATGATCGGGAAGGGAAATGGCTTCATATGGTTTCAGGACAAACCAAGGAAGCGCCAGTAAACATACATCAAGACGCAAACATTCATTCCCTTATTCTCCAGGAAGAAGAAAACAATACCTTCACCATAAGTCAGGATAGAATGGGCTATCTCGTTCAAATCGAAGGACAATCCCAGATAAATAACAACCTTCTGGAAGAAGGTGATGCCGCTGAATTATCAGAAGGCGAATATAAATTAAACACACAAACAATGAGTCACTACTTACTCATTGAAATGGCACAACAATGA
- a CDS encoding nitroreductase family protein produces the protein MALVFDRRSVNFFDGKKEISNDKLKEIIDLANTAPSAFNLQPWKIIAVKSEEAKKKLHPLAFNQDKVLEAPVTLIIVSDREGYKSDKPIWTELAKMMGEGTEGAQQMSANLYGTTEERKIKFAESNAGLLAMSIMYAAKHHGIDSHPMSGVDFDGLKKAYNLAENEDVVMLISLGYHDSSKEVWPKGFRKPFEELVEIL, from the coding sequence ATGGCTTTAGTTTTTGATAGACGATCTGTAAATTTTTTTGATGGTAAGAAAGAAATCAGTAATGACAAACTTAAGGAAATTATTGATTTAGCGAATACAGCACCATCAGCATTCAATCTTCAACCATGGAAGATCATTGCTGTAAAATCTGAAGAAGCAAAAAAGAAGCTTCATCCTTTAGCTTTTAACCAGGATAAGGTATTAGAAGCTCCTGTAACTCTCATCATCGTAAGTGACAGAGAAGGTTACAAATCGGATAAACCAATCTGGACAGAACTCGCTAAAATGATGGGTGAAGGAACAGAAGGAGCACAGCAAATGTCTGCGAACCTTTATGGTACTACTGAAGAAAGAAAGATTAAGTTTGCAGAAAGCAACGCAGGTCTTCTTGCTATGTCTATTATGTATGCAGCTAAACACCATGGAATCGATTCTCACCCCATGAGTGGTGTAGATTTTGACGGACTTAAGAAAGCTTACAACCTTGCAGAGAATGAAGATGTTGTTATGCTTATCTCCTTAGGTTACCATGATTCTTCCAAAGAAGTATGGCCTAAAGGATTCAGAAAACCATTCGAAGAATTGGTTGAAATCCTTTAA